The genomic window aataagttttaaaatctagCTGGTGGTTTGACTGTGGGGTGTGACTGAGGAATCAGGGACAGTGCTAAGGCTTTTGACTTAAGCAAGTAGAATTGCCATTTACTGATTTACTGTCCTCAGATGAAAATGGGGGTACCTACATTTCCCCCTCCGGAAGGGAAGATGACCAAAATTTGTCTTTGGACATATTAAGTCTGAGACGCCTTTTTAGATACCCAAAAGGAGATTCAAATAAGCAATTATGTAACACAGTTGGAGGTCCCAGGAGACACCGAAACTCGAAATGTGCATTTAGAATATGTCAGGGTGTGAGTGGAATTAGAGAAATACCACttgattttttcccttccctgtaGTCCAGTCCTTACCCCGGCAGGTTTGAGGCCTACCTTGAAGCCATGGAGTTGgccatgacttttcttttttcttttttttttttttttaaagatttatttatttatttgacagacagagatcaccagtaggcagagaggcaggcagagagagagaggaggaagcaggctccctgctgagcagagagcccgatgcgggactcgatcccaggaccccgagatcatgacctgagtcgaaggcagtggcttaactcactgagccaccaaggcgtcccggCCATGACTTTTCTATTATGTAATTGGGACTACAAATGTCAGCCACTAAAAATAAAGGTCAGGCTCTCCTCTGTCCTTGGAAATGACTGCAAGGACCCTGACCGTCTACACCCTCAAAGACAGGAAGTGAGGAAAGACCAGCAGGAGGCTGGAAATAAAAAGAGCTGCCTCTCTCCTTCCAAAAATGGCTAACATCTGTCTTTGATCCCCACAGTGTTCCAGAAGGAAGTGTATCTTCATACATCACCACACTTGAGAGCAGGTAATTTTACCATCCCTTTCCCAAAACCAATTCTTAAGAGATGCTGCTTAGGGTCCCTGTACTGGGGCCCTACTAAGTTATGAAAACAGCTAAAGAAAACAGGAGAGGAGGATTTGAATCTGAGCAGACATTTGCTGACAGGCCACATCCATCTTCCTGGCCTGCCCCTATCTAGGTGACCAAATCACTATTCTTAGAGCATGTCCTAATTGAAAGCTGGCTGAGTGAGCAGTCATCCCcagcaaagttaattttttggtCAGCCCCCATCAAGATTAGACTCACCCAGAGGACTCCCCTCACAGGAGGAGAAAGGAACACAAGATGGTCTGATAATTGCCCCCTGGAAACTACCAACAGAGTTCCTCAAGGGAGGCTCAGGACTTTTACCAGGATCCCTTAAGAATGTATGTGGTAGACCCATGCTTCTTCAAATGCCAGGCAAAAAGCAGCAAAGAGGGAATATTGATATAGACCAATTGATACATTTGACAGGgccaaacagtaaatattttggaTGCTGAGGTCTCCACTCTTACTGCATGAAGGCAGCCATaaacaatatgtaaataaatgaatgtagttatgttccaataaaactgtaTCTGCAAACAGGTACCAGGCAAGTTTGCCAACCTATATAGACTATCTGATTGCTTTATGGAGTTGTTCCTCTCCCCCCGACCCCTCATCCTGAGTATGTCCTTTTCCAGAACGTGATCAAACTGCAGAGATGGCAGCTGAGTCCTTGCCTTTTTCCTTCGGGACACTGTCCAGCTGGGAGCTGGAAGCCTGGTATGAGGACCTGCAAGAAGTGCTGTCCTCAGATGAAAATGGGGGTACCTACATTTCCCCCTCTGGAAACAAGGAGGTGAGAATGTGATGACTAAAGCTAGGTGGGGGGCATTGCCCTTCGCTTCTCAACTAATACCTATCCTACCTTTTCCTCATTCCCTTGAAGGAAGAATCAGAAACCTTCACCACTCTTGACCCTGCCTCTCTGGCTTGGCTGACTGAGGAGCCAGGACCAGCAGAGGTCACAAACAGCTCCCAGAGCCCTCGCTCTCCAGATTCCAGTCAGAGCTCCCTGGctcaggaggaagaagaagaagaccagaGAAGACCCAGGAAGCGGAAACAGAGTGGTCAGTCCCCAGCTGTGGCTGGAAAGCAACGcatgaaggagaaagaacaagagaatgaAAGGAAAGTGGCACAGCTAGCTGAAGAGAATGAACGACTCAAGCAGGAAATCGAGCGCCTGACCAGGGAGGTAGAGGCGACTCGCCGAGCTCTCATTGACCGAATGGTTAATCTGCACCAAGCATGAAGAGTTGGGACCATCATTTCCCCCTCGGGCCACCACCTACCTTTCGCAAAAGTGGCTGCTGACCATCTTTCTCCAGTGCCAATGATGTGACCCTCAACCCCATCTATTCAGGAGGCGGGAAAGCTTGGGGTAGACAACAGGAAAGGGTCTCAGCATGTATATAGAgattgtaaatttatttattactgtCCATATCCATTAAAGTAACTTTCTATGAGCCAGcctctttcactttttcttcttgcctttcGGGGTTTCAAGGGGTTTCCCCTCAGCTAGAGCCAACTGTTTCTTCAGATCCAAGAGCTTAGCCACCTCAGCAGCAACCTGGTTCTTGTCTGCCTTCTGCGCTTTCAGTTCTCGGACGATGTTGCCCTAAGAGCAGAATAGGTGGGGGAAGAAGAGTAGTGAGACCAGAGAGAAGTTTTTGAGGAGTCCGTGTTTCCGCAATCCCTCGGGGCTTCCGCCGAGTACCTGTCTTGCCACTTCATCCATGAGCACTTGTACCTGCCGCGGAGCAGCTGTGGCCGCAGCCTCTACGACAACTGGCATGGGGGGCACTTGGGCCTGGAGAAGGACAACTGTTAGCACCTGCTCTGTAAACAGCCCTGGCCTCGAGTTTCACCTCACAgctcaggggtggggggtgggaggggacagTGATGACATTTCACTGCAAGGGCTCTTGCTGTTAACTCCCAGGAAGGAAGCAGCAGGCCCAGAAGAGGGAGAGTACTGAGAGCTACTTAGGGACCCAGACACTGTGGCTCTTGCTGGGAGGACAGCGCAGTCTGGCTTTCTCACCTGGCCTCCGCCAAAGCGCTGCCTCAAACTTTCAATCTGGTCATTTTCCAATTTTTGGAATAAGGGACTGACCTGTGAAGAAAGAATTCCATAATCATTCACTGATGAGGGAGAAACCCTGCCAGACCATACAGAGGGCCTCTCTGTCCCCAATCACTGGCATTCTGAGACTCTACATTATGTAGTTttagaagaaacaaatgagcagatAGCTGCCGACTTGAGTAAAGAATCCAGATAAAGCACTGGCACGCACTCTGAAAGTCCAAACTATCAGCAAGGTCTAAGACTGAGGATGCTGGGCTGACAAGGGTACAGAGGTGGACTTTCTCCTCTTGTGTCAAAGGGGAAACGGCTATCCTGTATACTCCCTGCTTACTGCCTATCGGCATTATGGAGACCAGGGGACTGTGATGTTTCTTCCAAACACCTACCGAAGACCAATTAGTTTACGTGCCAGGTCCTGAGCTCTGGTGTAAAGAGCGATGATGGCTCATGGGCTAGCTGATACTGGGCTTGTGAGCAATACCAAGGGCTTTCTATCAGAAACCAGCGTAAGTGCAGAGTGGGGAGGCGTGGGGTAAGGGTTCAGAGAACAGCTATGAGAGTCCTATGTCCAAGTTCTCTGACCTCAACCCAAAGGCTGCACGGCAAAGGCAGGGATGCTCAGAGGCCAGCCCCTTCAGCCCTTGGACCTACTGTGCCAATCTGGTGTCCAGCTGGTAGGGTGCACAGGAAGTTTGTGAGCAGGATGCTGCAAGCCGGCAGTGGCAGCTGCAGCTGGGCCTGGATGGTGGCACTGACCGTGGGCATGTAAGGCTGCAGCATGACGGACAGCAAGGCAGCTATGTTCACTGCCAGGCCTGTCACGGTCCCGGCCCGCTGCCTGCAGAAGAAGAGATGTTAGACTTCCCAGGAGGACATGGCCCACTGCCATGTTATTCCTGTAGCCAAACTTACCTGTCAGCCTCACTGCCTTTAATCCGCTTCCAAGGCTCATTCACCTGAATGTACTGGTTGCCATGGCGAGAGATGGTTAGGATACTGCGGAGGGCCTCCCGGATCCTGGGAAGGGAGGGGCCAGGCCACAGTGTAAAGCCTGAGAGTGACCAGCGGGAGGCTGTCACCGGCTGGCACAGCTCAGGGAAGATGAGTGAGACCCAAATGCCTCCTTGCTTACCGGACCTTCTCCAGCAGCTGGTGGTAGTGCTGGAGTTCCAGGGTGACATGTGCCACCAGGCGCCGATCATCCGAAGTAAGCACCATCTCTGGCACGTAACCCCCAAAAAACTTAGACACAAACATCCCAGCTCTGGGAGGGGaataaggaaagggaagagaaaaaaggaattacTGCCCAGTCTCCTCCTAGAAATCTGACCTGATTTTCCTAATTCTCCATTCTCCCAGGAAGGACgcctcctggctccctccagTTAGAAAGCAAAGCTTAACAAATCCATTCCTTGTTCCCTCTCCCCACTAAGAATAAGAAACCTGATAAACTGAAGCAACGTCCATCTGATTTTTAAGAAAGTGATGCAAAGAACGATCAAGTTGAAATACAGGTAACTTGCTATCCAATACTCTCAGAGACGGTCTACGCAATACGGCTGACAGCCAGATGTGAGAGGGCGGGGGCCGCAGAGAATGGGAACCAGCCAGCAGAAGAGTAGAGGTGGGGCTGCTGATGGAGTGTGAGCCTCGAgtaacaaaacccccaaaatacagGAAGCGTCTCCCACCTCTACACTAAAATAACCCTTTTCTTCTGCCAAACTTGTCTAATGGTCGGCAAGTGGATTTTTTTGCTAGGAGAGAACACATTTCCAACtctataaagaatattaaaatgataccagttttcaaaaattcactttatgggggcacctgggtggctcagtgggttaaagcctctgccttcagctcaggtcatgatcccagggtcctgggatcaagccccaaatcgggctctctgctccacggggaacctgcttcctcctctctctctgcctgcctctctgcctacttgtgatctcggtctgtcaaataaataaataaaatctttaaaaaaaaaaaaaaattcactttatgACCAACTTTGCTAAAGCACACCCATACAACTGACTTCACCCAAGCAAACGTATCCTACTATGTTCCAGGATGGGGTACGATTTGCTAGAAATCCACTTTCCACATTGTCCACCCAATCCCTCACAGCTCCTGCTCATTCCCGCCTCGTCACCCCCGTCTCTCCCATCTCTCCCGCCTAGTGGAACAGAGCTAGCCACCACTCCACCCTGCTCTGCCCCCAGCTCATCCACTAACTCTGACACACCCCCACCCAAGTCCTACCTGTTGATGAAGTTGCCCAGGTTGTTAAGCAGTTCAGAATTATTCTTGAGCAACATGTCTGTCCAAGAGAAGGCACTGTCCTGGCCCTCAGGCCGAATGTAGAGCAGATAGAAGCGCCAGATGTCAGCAGGgatccctgtgtcctgggccATGTCACCAAACACTCCCACGCCCCGGCTCTTGGAGAATTTCCCATCCTCATAATTCAGGTACTCTGGACAGAGAAGTAGAATGAGAACCATGTACTCAAATCACAACTTTCCCTCTCTGACCCATTAACTCCTCCTCTCCCTCAACCTCAACTATGGGTGTCCAGCAACATTTCTTGAGTAGCAGGCCTGCAAAGAACTTGGGGATCCCTTCCTCTCCATTTTcgacttttttccctttgcttttactCACTACAGAATTTTAGCTTCAGACTTATGCTTTCTTTAGGTTCTTGTTCCCTTCTTCTGGGTTAAGTTCTCATGTTCTAACTTCCTGTATCATTTCACCTCCAAACTCAAGATCGAGGACCTCTCCAGGATCTTCATTCTGGAAGACCTCAGCCCTCATTCCCTAGAAATCCCCCCATCTTCAGTCTTCCAGGGTACCTGTAGCAATGAGGTGGCTGACCAAGGTATAGTTGTCCTCAGCTCCTAAAGCTGAACATGGAAAAACTAAGCCGTGGAAGGGAACATTGTCTTTGGCCATGAACTGATACAGGTTCACCTACAGAATACAGTTGGGAAACAAAACTCCTGAGATCTTTTTCAAAGGCCCAAGAAAGATCAGATATCCACCCCTAACCACCCAATGCACACACCCTTCCCATGGACAGGCTAAAAAAGAACTCACTTGTTCTGGGTTCTTCCACCATCTCTCCCACTGGTCTGTGTAGTTGGCTGTGATGGACAAGTAGCCAATAGTGGCATCAAACCAGACATAGAATACCTGGAGggccaggaggaaggagagagactaGGATGAAGGAACACTGGGAGAACCTCATCAACCCAGTTTCCAACTGAAGCAAGACATAATCAACAGTCTATTCTGCTAGCTCAGGGTCTCAACCAAAATGCAGAATAATAGGACATATGAATAAAGCATAGGGTTTTTACCTTGTCCTCAAAGCCTTTTAAGGGCACAGGGGTTCCCCATTTGAGATCTCGGGTTATGCAGCGTGGCTTGAGGCCATCCCGAAGCCAAGAACGAATAATGAACCGGGCATTGGGTGTCCAGTCACTGCCAGGTAATGTCTTCCCCAACCACTCCTCCAGTCGTTTTTCCAGCTGAGATGGCAGAGAAAGTCAGAGAGCTGATTTAGGAGAGTCTCATACTAGTTCGAGTAAGGATAAACATGTACCACCTCTCTGGAGTAGTTTAGCAATATAGAATTAAAAGACTAGTGACTCTGACACAGCAATTCCACTGGTAGAAATTTTTGCAATAAAAATACACGaaagtgagggcgcctgggtggctcagtggtttaagcctctgccttcagctcgggtcatgatcttaggatcctgggatcgagctccacattgggctctctgctcagtggggagcctgcttcccccctctctctctgcctgcctctctgcctacttgtgatctctgtctatcaaataaataaataaaatcttttaaaaaaatacacaaaagtgcATGGATGCATATATAAGGAAGACACTATTCATCATAGCAAAAAAATTGCAATCAACTCCTATGGTTCAGTAGAGGTTTGAAGAAATATGGTGTATCAATACAacgaaacacattttttaaaaaagattttatttatttatttgacagacagagatcacaagtagacaaagaggcaggcagagagagagaaaggaggaagcaggctccttgctgagcagagagcctgatgtggggctcgatcccaggaccctgagattaagacctgagccgaaggcagaggttttaacccataagccacccaggtgccccaacaacgaAATACTTTTAAGGCCATTAAAGAGTGAGTTAGATCTGTACGTTCTGACGTGTAAAGATCTTCAAGACACGTTTATTAAGTAAAGCAAACCACAAAATACTACAgaatataaattctaaaaataatagcATACAGATGAACAGAAGCTCAGGAAAAACCGtgaagaaaaatatgtatcagaTGGAATTACATGGGACATCCACTTTTATACAATATTTCTACCTGGAATTTTAGACACAagcttatttcacttttataaggagaaaaacaaagataaatctgTTGGAAGGAATGGTTCATGTGATTTACGCACATAAATACCATAGCTTCTGAAGCCTGACAAGACCTCTACTGTGCACACAATGCTGGAAGGAAACACCTACAGAGGAAAATCTGGCAATAAACTACATATGCAAGTAATCACTTTCAAGGAATTGATCCTGCAGACACACTTCCAACAGTATAAAAATTCACAAGCACAAAGTTATctgctgcagcattatttataatcacAATTTACCGGAAACTATGAAgcaattctgaaattatttttaggtgTACTATAGGATCAAGGAAAGGAGTAAAGGTCAGGAGCCAGGTACTTACTGTGTTAGAAGGGAGATACAAACATGAAATAAGGGAAGTGGGGAAAGACCTCTGCAGGGATGGACTAGAATCACCGGAGTTAGTGTGAACTTCAGATGAATGCCTAACACTTTTTGGGGGAAGGGACCAGAAGCAAAGACGTCCCAGTAGCAATGACCACACGCCTCGATCTGGGTCTCTAATGCCATTCTCTACTAAAATGAACCAGGGCTTTGTGGAGAAATGGTTGATTCTTAGGCTGTAATAGATGAACCTAGATACCTTGTTATGCCAGGAAATAAGGAAGCTCTTAGCTAAAAGGTGGGAGATGtcaaaaacacacagagaaatgatCTTAAAGAGGCTcctgccaggggtgcctgggtggctcagtgggttaaagcctctgccttcggctcaggtcatgatcccagggtcctggaatcgagccccgcattgggctctctgctcagcggggagcctgcttcccttcctctctctctgcctgcctctctgcctgcctgtgatctctgtatgtcaaataaataaataaaatcttaaaaaaaaaaagaggctcccaccagggtgcctgggtggctcagctggttgggcggctgccttcagctcatgtcatgatcctggagtcccaggattgagtcctgcatcaggctccctgcttggtggggagtctacttctcctgctgacctctctcctctcatgctctctctctcattcaaataaataaataaataaaatcattaaaaaaaaaaaaaagactcccacCAGCCAAATGAGGGGACAATGTGGACATGAAAATTATTCATGACAGGAACCATTTGCAAACcactgaaaacaacagaaatccaTGAGCCCACACTGAAAATGGATAACTAATAAATGAGCAAAAGAGAAGGGTACATGTGTAGGAGTGGTAGAGTTGGAAAAGCTTCATGAAAAGCGGTTCAGGATATAAGATGATTAactaaggggcacctaggtggctcagttgcttaagtgtctgctttcagctcaggtcatcatcctggggtcctgggatccagccctgcagagggctccttgttcagtggaaaacctgcttctctctctccctctgccactccccctgcttgtgcttgctggctctctcttaataaataaaatcgccccccaaaacaaaaaacaaaaacaaaaaagaatgactaAATAAATGGATGCTAAATCTATAGAGCACCTTTAATAATGAACGGGGTAtcggtatattttaaaaatatactcccACAGATTGCTTATAAGTTGCAAAGGGAAAAATGTTAATTGAATAGTAGAGGAAATGAGTAACACCTTGACTAGACAAATTAACATCACCAGTGAGGGGGAAATGGCCATCATGTACCTCTGGAAAGAACACAATCATTTAGGTAGTATTCCAACTAAGAATGCACAACCTGAATTCAATCATGAGGAAACAGGGAACAAACCAAAATAAGGAATATTCTACtgcaggggggagggcagagaccaCAGTCTTAAACACTGTGAAAAggcaaaagataaagaaaggctGAGGAACTGTTTCACattaaaggaaactaaagagaaaaattaaatgcaatacATGACCATGAACTAGACtgtgtactaaaaaaaaaacctctacaaAAGATATTATTGGATAACTCACAAAACCGAAATATGGTAGATCAGACAACtgtatcaatgttaaatttcttGCAGTTGTTTACTATGGCTATgcaagaatgtcttttttttcttaggaAACATAATTAACTATTTAAGAGTAAAGATGAcatggaacacctgggtggcaggGTCCATTAAGGGTCTGGCTCAGGCAGTGATCTCGGGATCATGgcatcaagcccggcattgggcgcCACGCtcagcggagtctgcttgagactctctcccctctctctgccccttctcactGAGTGTGTACATGCTCCCTtctctcaacaaataaataagtatttaaaaagagaaagattaaagaggctatgtatgcacacacatatgtgcaaAGAGCAAGGATGTGCTAAAAAGAGCAAAATCTGAACACCTAGTAAAGCAAGGTAATGGGCACACCAGGTTCTTTATGGCACAACTGTTTATTCTTGCAGCTCTTTTTGTGaacttgaaattatttccaaacttAATAAGGAGGCaaattggagcgcctgggtggctcagtcgttgggcgtctgccttaggctcaggtcatgatcctggggtcctgggatagagccccctgatcaggctccctgctcggtgggagacctgcttctccctctctcactcccccagcttgtgttccctctcttactctctctctctgtcaaataaaaaaataaaatcttaaaaaaaaaaaagaaggcaaaccTACTAATGCGGAAAATCCACTCAACacattataaagtaaaaaaagagagTGCAGAACCATATGAATGCCATGATCTAATTTAtattaggaaaaaggaaaatagtttcATATGCATGTTTACTTGCAtagacacaaagaaaaatgagcagTAGTTAGTATCTCTGGGCAATGGGCCTGGGCCTTGCATTCTGTCCCCTTTAATCTGTTATGCCTTTTTTACAGTAagcctatatatttttaaaagggaaattaaaaacattCATGCATGGCTTGGTATAGATCTGTGGCTGAGGCAGAGGAAGCCAAAGAGGCTATGCAGACTAGCTTGAGGCAAAGGCCCACTTACCTTAGGCAGGTCCAGGAACAGGTGCCGAGAGGACTTCACCACAGGGCAGGACCGACAGACTTTACACTGAGGCTTCTGTAAAAGAAATTCAAGGGAAGGGGTGATCCAAGGTGAGGTAGGATCAGGACTTCAGGCCAAAAGGAGCTGCGCAGCAAGGAGGGACGCACAAAGGGATGAGCTCCCCAGTAAGCCATCTCACTGAGCTTCATGCTTTCTTGGGCCTTCTGTGAACTTGAAGACTCAAGTCCAcagagcacagcatttgctgcTCAGAGTTTCACGACTCTGTCCTGTCACTGCAAAGAATAGGAAAAAGCATTCTTTTGAGCACAGGCTAAGTAAAGAGCACTGCACTGTAAGCAGCTgtgtgagggaaggaaggagtggagacacacAGTTCTTCTCCCCAAGGAAGTTACAATCATGT from Mustela lutreola isolate mMusLut2 chromosome 8, mMusLut2.pri, whole genome shotgun sequence includes these protein-coding regions:
- the DDIT3 gene encoding DNA damage-inducible transcript 3 protein; this encodes MAAESLPFSFGTLSSWELEAWYEDLQEVLSSDENGGTYISPSGNKEEESETFTTLDPASLAWLTEEPGPAEVTNSSQSPRSPDSSQSSLAQEEEEEDQRRPRKRKQSGQSPAVAGKQRMKEKEQENERKVAQLAEENERLKQEIERLTREVEATRRALIDRMVNLHQA
- the MARS1 gene encoding methionine--tRNA ligase, cytoplasmic isoform X2: MGSYRAAVVQGKKGEDVLGLVRRALTHIDQSLSRRSCPFLAGETESLADVVLWGALYPLLQDPAYLPEELGALHSWFQTLSSQEPCQRAAETVLKQQGVLALRPYLQKQPQPGSFEGRAVSNEPEEEELATLSEEEISMAVTAWEKGLENLPPLRPQQNPVLPVAGERNVLITSALPYVNNVPHLGNIIGCVLSADVFARYSRLRQWNTLYLCGTDEYGTATETKAMEEGLTPQEICDKYHAIHANIYRWFNISFDIFGRTTTPQQTKITQDIFQRLLTRGFVLEDTVEQLRCERCARFLADRFVEGVCPFCGYEEARGDQCDKCGKLINAIELKKPQCKVCRSCPVVKSSRHLFLDLPKLEKRLEEWLGKTLPGSDWTPNARFIIRSWLRDGLKPRCITRDLKWGTPVPLKGFEDKVFYVWFDATIGYLSITANYTDQWERWWKNPEQVNLYQFMAKDNVPFHGLVFPCSALGAEDNYTLVSHLIATEYLNYEDGKFSKSRGVGVFGDMAQDTGIPADIWRFYLLYIRPEGQDSAFSWTDMLLKNNSELLNNLGNFINRAGMFVSKFFGGYVPEMVLTSDDRRLVAHVTLELQHYHQLLEKVRIREALRSILTISRHGNQYIQVNEPWKRIKGSEADRQRAGTVTGLAVNIAALLSVMLQPYMPTVSATIQAQLQLPLPACSILLTNFLCTLPAGHQIGTVSPLFQKLENDQIESLRQRFGGGQAQVPPMPVVVEAAATAAPRQVQVLMDEVARQGNIVRELKAQKADKNQVAAEVAKLLDLKKQLALAEGKPLETPKGKKKK
- the MARS1 gene encoding methionine--tRNA ligase, cytoplasmic isoform X1, giving the protein MRLFVSEGAPGSLPVLAAAGRAQGRAELLISTVGPEECVVPFLTRPKVPVLQLDSGNYLFSTSAICRYFFLLSGWEQDDLTNQWLEWEATELQPALSAALYYLVVQGKKGEDVLGLVRRALTHIDQSLSRRSCPFLAGETESLADVVLWGALYPLLQDPAYLPEELGALHSWFQTLSSQEPCQRAAETVLKQQGVLALRPYLQKQPQPGSFEGRAVSNEPEEEELATLSEEEISMAVTAWEKGLENLPPLRPQQNPVLPVAGERNVLITSALPYVNNVPHLGNIIGCVLSADVFARYSRLRQWNTLYLCGTDEYGTATETKAMEEGLTPQEICDKYHAIHANIYRWFNISFDIFGRTTTPQQTKITQDIFQRLLTRGFVLEDTVEQLRCERCARFLADRFVEGVCPFCGYEEARGDQCDKCGKLINAIELKKPQCKVCRSCPVVKSSRHLFLDLPKLEKRLEEWLGKTLPGSDWTPNARFIIRSWLRDGLKPRCITRDLKWGTPVPLKGFEDKVFYVWFDATIGYLSITANYTDQWERWWKNPEQVNLYQFMAKDNVPFHGLVFPCSALGAEDNYTLVSHLIATEYLNYEDGKFSKSRGVGVFGDMAQDTGIPADIWRFYLLYIRPEGQDSAFSWTDMLLKNNSELLNNLGNFINRAGMFVSKFFGGYVPEMVLTSDDRRLVAHVTLELQHYHQLLEKVRIREALRSILTISRHGNQYIQVNEPWKRIKGSEADRQRAGTVTGLAVNIAALLSVMLQPYMPTVSATIQAQLQLPLPACSILLTNFLCTLPAGHQIGTVSPLFQKLENDQIESLRQRFGGGQAQVPPMPVVVEAAATAAPRQVQVLMDEVARQGNIVRELKAQKADKNQVAAEVAKLLDLKKQLALAEGKPLETPKGKKKK